The Nicotiana sylvestris chromosome 6, ASM39365v2, whole genome shotgun sequence genomic sequence tttagctagaaaataattctaagctaataggtACTTACTACTCCAATTAAATATATATTAACTCTTTTATGCAATTCTTCAAACACCTTGTGcgcgtgcttttgtgagttaaaccacttcaGTAAAgtgttatatcaactcacctcaaaacttctcgagccaatacgtagACCTCAGTCTAATTGACACCAGTCAAACAATCGATTTtacaacaaccagtgcattttaatcaattttaaagtttcACACCTAAACATGAAATTTATTGTTGATATAGAGAAAGAATGAAATTGactattcaattcttacctatTACTACTGTACGGTAATTAACAATAGAGAATTTAtatacctgagttcaagaattCGTGACTTGTAAAGAACCTAGAATTTTCCGTGAGTGGCTGCCTTCGTTCCGCAGGCCTGCGTTTGAAAACAAATTGACTCTATTTTGTTCAGGGCATTAAGCCCTTTGTATTCCTTTTTTTTGTACACACTTTATGGGTAGGTCATGTGCACtatccttttttttcctttattttgtttgttttttttcataaaaaaaacttaactaataattaatgataccCACTATCAATAAGTaataatactaaaattattaatattcctctgattgtatatccaattatttaagtgtgtgtgtgtgtgtcatatatatatatatatatatatatatatatatatatatatatatatatatatatatatatatatatatatatatatatatattttcactaTAGCGtatcttgaaacttttataaatttgtGGAGTGTTACAATCTTCCCTCCTTAAAAACATCCGTCCCCGAATGTTGCTAAGACCTTATTATTAAGCTAACAATCATTCATTAAGTACTTGAACCTCTTAAGTTTTCTTAACACTATTCACTCTTCCAAGGGACTCAaaattttggctaactccctaaattttcaaaaatttcagcagagtttcccttgtaaattggactatccaaaaatatccctgtcacaaataccacaaatatcccaacaacaacccaatacaTCATAACAGGCCATTCATAGGCACTATACACAACTCATAAACTAGTTACACACACTCCGGCAAGGAGGTACCATAATAACCAACCAAATTCTAAAGCACAACACTTTACAAAAACTAAATAATTTTAATGAATTAAATATACTCTGGCATGACACTAAATTATTACAACAACTAAGTATAATCTAGGAATGGCAGAAACACTTGCTAACTTGTATataataaatgaaatataaatgTCAAACCAAACTTAGGTTCATATACCTttttcctcaaataaatatgaatatttctttctcatatcttcctcgacctcccacgtaacctcttttgaatcatgattattccacaaaacttttaccgatgctaaattttttgttctcaactttcttacttgcctatcgagaatttctataggtacctcttcataattcaagccttctttaatttctatggtatcaccaggtattatatgcgactcatcatgaatgtactttctaagcatagacacatgaaagacaggatgaacagaggacaactcaacgggtagcgctagcttataagccatgtttcctttcttttttagaatttcataaggtacgataaatctagggctaagtttaccaaacctcataactcctttcattggtgaaactttcaaaaacaccttatcaccaaccatgaactctaactcacgatgcctcttgtcagaataagacttttgacgactctgagccGCTTTAAGTTTTTCTCCAATTAGCTGAACATTCTCCAAGGCCTCACAAACAAACTCTGGACCAATCAACAGCACCTCtgctggttcaaaccaacccactggagacctacatctccgccCATACAACGCTTCATAAGGAGACATACCAATGCTGgcctgatagctgttattgtaagcaaattctataagtggcaagtgatcatcccaattacctacAAAATCTATAACACACGCACGCAACATATCTTCGAGAGTCTGAATGGTCCTTTCTACCTGGCCATCGGTCTGTGGATGGAAAGCGGTGCTTAAATTGACCTTGGTACCTAATCTCTTCTGAAATGTCTACCAAAAATGCGttgtgaactgagggcctctatcagatatgattgaaactggagtaccatgcaatcagactatttctttgatgtacAACTGCGCATACTGCTCTGCGGAATCTGTCGTCTTTACTGGTAGGAAATGCGCGGACTTTGTCAGTCAGtctacaataacccaaattgaatcatgTTTACGGTACGTGCGAGGTAGAcctactacaaaatccatattaatcatctcccacttctactgtggtatctctatatcttaagctaggcctctgatgctcggctTTGACTTGCTGGAAATTCAAACATTTAGCCACATGtctgctacttgtttcttcatgCCTTTCCACCAATACAACTCTTTCAAATCTAGATACATTTTGGTAGCCCCTGGGTGGATAAAGTACCTCAAACTGTTAGCTTCCTCTATTATGGCCTTCCTAAGACCATCTACATCAGGCACACATAATcgatcattcaacttcaaaacttcGTCACTTCCTAGAGTGAAAGTAGTGATTTCTTTGCTTCtgactccttcttttaatttcactaagTACAGATCTTCAtcttgcttagccttaacatgtGCAACAAGGGAGGATTGCTCTAAGGCATAAACAATTATATCTCTTTCTTCGGTCTCATCCAATCTAATTCCATCATTTgctagtttttgaatttctcgacccaaagatcgcctttgtactgcaagatgggccaagacacccattgacttcctactaagtgcatttgctaccacattagctttacccgggtgataaaggatattgatgtcataatctttcaatagctcgagccgccttctctgtctcaaatttaattctttttgcttgaaaatgtactggAGGCTTTTGTGATCTGTAAACACTTCAGAATGCTCGCCATAAAGGTAGTGGCACCATATCTTTAATGCAAACACTACTGCTGCAAGCTCCAAGTCGTGTGTgtggtagttcttttcatgattatttaactgcctggaagcataagcaataacttttccattttgcataagaacacaaccaaggcccactctggaggcatcacaatacactgtgaacCCACCCGAACCTGTCGGCAAGGTTAACACAGGTGTAGTGGTCAGcctcttctttaactcttgaaaactctgctcacaagcgtctgaccattggaacttaactgctttctgagttaacttagttaatggagctgcaagtgaggaaaacccctctacaaaccttctatagtagccggctaaccccaagaaactcctgatttcggttggcgttgtcggcctaggctagttcttgactgcttctgtCTTCTGAGGATCTACTTTTATTCCTTTactagataccacgtggcctaataaTGCCATTGActgcaaccagaactcacattttgaaaacttaacaTAAAGCTCATTCTCCTTCAAGGTTTGTAAGGCTATTTTGAGGTGTTCTGCATGATCTTCCTTGCTCTtagagtacaccaaaatatcgTCTATAAACACAATAATAAAGGTATCCAGGAATGTCTTGAAAACTCTGTTCATGAGGTCTATGAATgcagctggagcatttgtcaacccgaaggacattaCTAGAAATTCATAGTGCCCGTAGCGAGTTCTAAAGATTGTTTTAGATATATCCTCTTTTctgattctcaactgatggtaccccgacctcaagtctatttttgaaaagtacttgGTACCCTGgaattgatcaaataaatcatcaattcttgacagtgggtacttgttcttaatggcaACTTTATTCAGCTGCCGATAGTTGACACACATTCTGAGAGACCCATTTTTCTTCTTGATAAACAGGACTGGGACACCCCACGGTGAAACACTCGATCTGATGAAACCCTTGTCAAGAAGGTCTTTCAATTGTTCTCTCAACTCATTAAGTTCTGCTGGAGCCATCCTATAAGGAGGTATAGATATGGGCCAAGTGTCTGGCATGAGATCAATGTCGAAGTCTATGATTCTTTCAGGAGGAAGTCCGGGAATATCATCTGGGAAAACTTCTAGAAATTCTCGAACAACTGGCACTGACTGAAGAGCTGGTGGTTCTGATTCTAGATTAATAATGTGAGCCAAATAGGCGAGACACCCCTTACCGATCATTCGTTGCGCCTTAAGataagaaataaacttacctacaagcgatgttgaactacccttccactctaagacttcttcatttggaaattggaacctgactatcttggcatgacaatctaagatggcatagcaggaagacaaccagtccatacccatgatcacatcaaaatccaccatttctaaCTCTATGAGATCGGCTTTGGTGTTGCAACTTTGGACTGAAACTATACAACCTCTATAGACTCTGGTGACTTTTACTGACTCGCCAACTGGAGTAGATACTAGGAATGACTCACTAAGTTGTTCAGGTTCTAGTCCGAGGTTAGTTGCAAAGTATGGAGTCACATATGAAAACGTTGAACCTGGATCCATTATGGCATAAGCATTATGTGAGCAGACTAAAAGtgtacctgtaataacttctgCAGATGCTTCTACACTCTGACGATCAAGTGTAGCAAACAAACGTGGTTGTCCCCCTCCCTGAGTAACTCGGTCTGCACATCTGCCTGCTCTATGCCCGGTCTGATTATGAAAACCATGAGCCTGAGGTGGTGTGCAGTAGCTGAGGAACTGGAAGGACGAGTTGATCCACCACTGAAATTACATCGCAACTTTGGGTAGTTGGCCTTTATATGACCAATGTCTCCACAATGGTAGCAACCATGAAACCCGAGCTTGCACTGACCTGAATGTTTCCCCTTACATGTTCCACAAAGACCTTGTTGGTGTGAATGTTGCTCGGCATGACTCTGTctatgtgaggatgatgtcctaaaaTTCTGATTTTGGCGAGACTAATTTCCATAACTCTGAGTACGTTTGAAGGAAGACCCACCACCTGACTGATGACTGGACTAAGCTGGTGCTAATGACTCCTTATTAGAGGAATCCCTTCCACCTCCACTGGATGTACCGTTAAACCTGCCCGTTGTCTGGGCTTTCTTGTtatgctctttttcttctctccttagTTATGTGTCTTTTTCTAAGTGCTTGGCAAATCCCACAACAGAGGAGAAGGATGTCATCCCTACTGCTGCAGCTGATGTTGTATCCTTAATATGGTAAGCTAAACCGCCAACAAACCTGCGAATCTTTGCCTTTTCTATCTTAACCATGTGAGGAGCATGCTTAGCTAACCTTATGAATTCCATGTAGTACTCTTGCAcacttttattcccttgcttgagctgttcgaactctgtagcctcagcttccctatcctcttctgggataaagttagttatgaaggcctcttcaaattcttcccaagtaggcggaccatcatcttcatctcttttcttttcccacatctcaaaccaagcACCGACCATATCTCTAAGCTGGTAAGCAGCTAGCTCCACAGCttcatcatcaaatgctttcatcacTCGGAGGGCTTTCTTGGCACCCTCCAACCACAACATCGGATCTTCATCAACTATAGAACCATGCTTTCATTCACTTTTGAGGACTCAGAATTGTTCTGTCTATTTGATTGAGGTGGAATCTCATCTCTTCTCTCGTTCTGGTTGGCCATAAAGGCTTTAAACATCTCCATAGCACTGTTGACAACATTAAACATCTGACCCACCATGGGAGATATAGTTGCCTGAGCCGGAGCTACTGTTGGGGGCGGTACTGGATCCTGAGGTACTTGCTCATCATTATCCACCCCTTCTTCACGTTCAACTCAGGGTACTTGGACCACTTTTGTGGATCTACCCTTCATTTTCTGAGTTAAAACCTTCTTAGTTCTACCTTGAGCCACAATGATAGCAATAGTTTCTTGAGCAGCATCCTGAGCGTCGGTGTCAGAGTTGCGAGTACGAGCCATTTCTGCGAGTTTTGGAAAAACGAATATATTAGATAATCTTTTAGAGGTAGgatctactgcacgatctaaagtATGAAAAAATGAGATTTTTCCTAAATGCCTgtagcctcctatttataagtaTGGCGCGCTTCATAcctataaacaagaccctactaacacggcttcatagatccctaggactccataaacatgaggctctgataccaagtttgtcacgacccattttctgaacaagccgggaccgacactcgatcactaaacatgaccgagcgaaccatctctgcttatcaaatatattataactccaaactttatatgcaacaaggcaatactccaaccaaatacttttgattaatttaaatatttaaataaatccaCTCCAAAAATTTATTCGTAATAACTACTAAATTTAtgctaagttattataaaaaaacatctgaatcttaacccattgactatgtctatgaagcctaaACTGAGATTTCCTAGCCAGTTCTCTAAgtaacaaagaaataactaaataaagatgactctaaggaatactccacgaacaaaagcggagctcaccaatagcactggaagagaaggaagtcctaactcgtagcctgctcgcctgcaaatccggttcctacgttgtaccgcagaccaacgtaggttcccaaaagagaacttCAGTACCATCCAAtatactcagtgagtctcaacaacaggggcGAAACTTTAATAACAAATACATTAtgagcaaaggttctaaatgcatgtaaaatataaagcttataagaataattctaaataattgcataatagcagttttTGAATATtccaaaagaaatttttttctttttctttcttaaaaaaaatatacttcactttatacttggggagttccaactatcctgacttaattcagTCTCAGTCACCGTATGATCGACACgtgttcgatcccaacctgatcgaataagcccaatccacgaggtgccactcacttcatggttctcagcgctcatgtctCATATCTTAGCATGACTAAGTAAATTCTCAACAACGAGATCCTCGACTcatgtgctccctactttggcacaagtaatTTCAGGAAGccaacgccttggtcaggaccctaggcctggacgatgaccccttctcaaaATAAAGGATAcccccaaaaatcttttctttctaaaacttcttcttgtgactttgcaagtctaaatcttttataCATACTCATATTGGTATCCTTAAATGTAAGGCATGACATAAGAATGGAacaaacattcaaaagtattTATAAAGGTTCTTGAtccttcatgaattttcaacataaagatggcatataagaataacataaaaatctaaaatttatgcacatatatcgATATAATCATCTAATCTTTAGCTAGaaaataattctaagctaataggtACTTACTACTCCAATTAGATATATATTAACTCTTTtatgcaattcatcaaacaccttgtgcacgtgcttttgtgagttaaaccactttagtaaagtgttatatcaactcacctcaaaacttctcgagccaatacATAGACCCCAGTCTAATTGACACCAGTCAAACAATCGATTATACATCAACCAgtgcattttaatcaattttaaagtttcACACCTAAATATGAAATTTATTGTTGATATAGAGAAAGAATGAAATTGactattcaattcttacctatTACTAGTGTACGGTAATTAACAATAGGGAATTTTATATACCTGAGTTCAAAAATTCGTGACTGGTAAAGAACCTAGAATTTTTCGTGCGTGGCTGCCTCCGTTTCGCAGGCCTGCGTTTGAAAACAGAATGACTCTATTTTGTTGAGGGCATTAAGCCCTTTGTATTCCTTTTTTTGTACCCACTTTATGGGTAGGTCACGTGCACTAtccttttttttttccctttattttgtttgtttttttttaaaaaacttaactaataattaatgatacTCACTATCAATAATTAATAACACTAAAATTATTAATATATTAGTAATATTCCTCTAATTATATATCCAATTATTTAagcatgtgtatatatatatacaaacacacATATTTTCATTATAGCGTGTctcgaaacttttataaatttgagaAGGGTTACAACAACCTTAGAGTTCAAATTCTAAAAGAAGTTATTTATTATGATATACGAATCAAGAGAATATAATGAAGTTTATAAATACTCAAGAGATGGATATAACAGTAAAgttttatggtaattctaacttTGAAATTTACTTTGGAATAAAAGTTGTTCATTAGTCCATTATGTGATTTGCTTGGACTCTAGCACTTTTAAGTTTCATCAACTTTTCTTGCTCTGTATTCTTGGACTTTTGTAATTTGATCAGATTTAGATTGAATGATATAAGTTCCAACCATAGCACATCACAAAATAAATGGATTGCTTGCGAACTTTCTTGGCTTATATGGCAATCTGACTTTTTTAcgctattatttatttttatggatCTAAAAGGCATATATCATATATGCTCAACTTCGTCCACCTCGATTGTTGAGTTTTTTGCAGGGTTTATCTTTAAGAAGTATGAGAATTATACTGGGAGAATCAAATGCAGCTCATCACTTGTCTAATCCACCTCGATTGCTGAGTTATTTCTAGGCTTTATCTTTAAGAAGTATGAGAATTATATTGAGAGAATGAATTGCATCTCATCACTTATCTTATCCTCTACCTTAAAAATCCTGCACACTTCACACTTCCTTTCCTGTAGGATTTTTTCAGTTCCATGTATCCTGTCTTCTAGCTGTATTTTCTAGCCTTGATTTTCTTCTCAGTTGGGTCTTACAGTGTTCAGAGATTTTCTTTCATGTGAAGTATTTTCTTCTAGCCCTATTTTTCTTGTTCGTTGAACCTTATAGTAATTAGTAATTCTCATTTCTACGAAGTAATTCTTTTTAGCCTCACTCTCACAAACACCCGCCATCGCCAAGTAGGAGACCCTCTGTTGAATTTGAGATATTTACCTAGCATGTAAGGGACACGTATGTTAATTGCAAATGGTACTTATATTTGCGATGAGACGTGACAAAAAAACTGAAATGATATATATTAGCTTTTGAACTTTTATACATTAAATGAAGATAGACCATATAATAAAATGACAAAATACCGAACACCGGGTGAGAAACCAAATAAAAAAGAACGGCAAAATATATCAAGTAAATATAGTAGTAACTCTTaatgaaaattaattatttagaaaTGCACAATTTATGTGTTGTTTTGAATGTTTTGCAGGAAAATGTATGCGAGGCGAGGCCAACAACTCATGCCAATTATGGAGTTTGCGTTTTTGCAACTTATCAACTGTAAAATCTTTTTTAGTGCAGCTTCTATAAATTGTTTGTACGTATAGCTTTTTGATGTATAATAAATTTATTCCGATTTGCACCTCTTCTATTTTATCTTCTTTATATTGTTTGTATTTATGGCTTTTAATATTGGACTACGTATGGCCTTTCTGAAGCAGTTCATCCAATATTGAGACCGTGCTGGCACGGTCAACCACCACCTAGTATGGATAGAAAAGAACAATTGGGTAGTTAACTAGCACATGCGTTTGCTTTAAATTTGTCCAATATGTTCGAGAATTAAAGATGACTGATCGTCCAAGTTGTTGAACAAATAAGATAATTAACGATCATGAGTAAAATAAGGGGTTGTCATGTGTATTGTCAGCAAAGCTGAACGTGTATGGGTGATTTCTTCCTATCTATTTAAGTTTTAGTTGGCAAAATTATAAATACATGCCCGTTTATAAAATTTGA encodes the following:
- the LOC138871908 gene encoding uncharacterized protein is translated as MLWLEGAKKALRVMKAFDDEAVELAAYQLRDMVGAWFEMWEKKRDEDDEEDREAEATEFEQLKQGNKSVQEYYMEFIRLAKHAPHMVKIEKAKIRRFVGGLAYHIKDTTSAAAVGMTSFSSVVGFAKHLEKDT